One genomic window of Longimicrobium sp. includes the following:
- a CDS encoding acyltransferase: MPRYPLRKLEPAADATALYAEWLEEIRMALERGDDRWELCRRTLTALFYPGMLDRDHTTLPLAVRAGLAQMDARNVTLEPEYYAEIDDEAFQARKPLLWMWQMFDRSPLGGNVHLGVQFRRTLAPFIFRRVGRNFKCFHNVEFSYGYNLEVGDDVVVHRNVLLDDRGGIVLGDRVSISDFANIYSHTHSIVDQADVSNLKTVIADDVRITYHATVLAGTHVGTNAMVGAMAVATKNVRPYHVNVGIPAKSVRVKPNAPPEVYKVTLREDAPAAGTGAGEG, translated from the coding sequence ATGCCCCGATATCCCCTGAGAAAGCTGGAGCCCGCGGCGGATGCCACGGCGCTGTACGCGGAGTGGCTGGAGGAGATCCGCATGGCGCTGGAGCGCGGCGACGACCGCTGGGAATTGTGCCGCCGCACGCTGACGGCGCTCTTCTATCCCGGCATGCTGGACCGCGACCACACCACGCTTCCGCTGGCCGTGCGGGCGGGGCTGGCGCAGATGGACGCGCGCAACGTGACGCTGGAGCCGGAATACTACGCCGAGATCGACGACGAGGCGTTCCAGGCGCGCAAACCGCTGCTGTGGATGTGGCAGATGTTCGACCGCAGCCCGCTCGGCGGCAACGTGCACCTGGGCGTGCAGTTCCGGCGGACGCTGGCGCCGTTCATCTTCAGGCGCGTGGGCCGCAACTTCAAGTGCTTCCACAACGTGGAGTTCAGCTACGGGTACAACCTGGAGGTGGGCGACGACGTGGTGGTGCACCGCAACGTGCTGCTGGACGACCGCGGCGGCATCGTGCTGGGCGACCGCGTGTCCATCAGCGACTTCGCCAACATCTACTCGCACACGCACTCCATCGTCGACCAGGCGGACGTCAGCAACCTGAAGACGGTGATCGCCGACGACGTGCGGATCACCTATCACGCCACCGTGCTGGCGGGCACGCACGTCGGCACGAACGCCATGGTTGGCGCGATGGCCGTGGCGACGAAGAACGTGCGGCCGTACCACGTGAACGTGGGCATTCCGGCCAAGTCGGTACGCGTAAAGCCCAACGCCCCGCCCGAGGTGTACAAGGTCACCCTGCGCGAGGACGCTCCGGCAGCGGGGACCGGCGCAGGAGAGGGCTGA
- a CDS encoding YkvA family protein, with amino-acid sequence MQHSDDDPQPHGGEHDDDLVGPRRGGGVHRSEGGGAESGGAAASGGPWEPAEGDEDLIGPRRRSRFSLEADGADEPPVRLAAARSTRTGGSGGDPAQVALSVVRELPSFLRLLMGLARDRRVSMVDKALVGVAIAYFFVPEDAIPDFAAPFVGQVDDVVVLGVALGRLLSNAGSEVLLDHWHGDMETLEQAMSVLDRAGAALPGALRNLIGAR; translated from the coding sequence GTGCAGCACAGCGACGACGATCCCCAGCCGCACGGCGGCGAGCACGACGACGACCTGGTGGGCCCGCGCCGCGGCGGAGGCGTCCACCGCTCCGAAGGCGGCGGTGCGGAATCCGGCGGCGCGGCGGCCTCCGGCGGGCCGTGGGAGCCGGCGGAGGGCGACGAGGACCTGATCGGCCCCCGCAGGCGCTCTCGCTTCTCGCTGGAAGCCGACGGGGCCGACGAGCCTCCGGTGCGGCTTGCGGCTGCCCGCTCCACGCGCACGGGCGGGAGCGGGGGAGACCCGGCGCAGGTGGCGCTCTCCGTCGTCCGCGAGCTGCCCAGCTTCCTTCGGCTGCTGATGGGCCTGGCCCGCGATCGCCGCGTGTCGATGGTCGACAAGGCGCTGGTGGGCGTGGCCATCGCCTACTTCTTCGTTCCCGAAGACGCCATCCCCGACTTCGCCGCACCGTTCGTGGGCCAGGTGGATGATGTCGTCGTCCTCGGCGTGGCGCTGGGGCGCCTGCTGAGCAACGCGGGAAGCGAGGTGCTGCTTGACCATTGGCACGGCGACATGGAAACGCTGGAGCAGGCCATGTCGGTGCTGGACCGGGCCGGCGCGGCGCTTCCCGGGGCCCTGCGCAACCTGATCGGCGCGCGGTAG
- a CDS encoding TetR-like C-terminal domain-containing protein produces MARKVGLTIEDVTRAAVEIADAQGLAAVTIGSVAARLGIRSPSLYAHVAGLDEVRRLVALHAAGAMAAALREATGERAGLEAVRELAFAYRRFAEGYPGRYAAAQRAVRPGEDDELYRALAAAAMPAIEALAQAGVGAGDLVHLARALRAALHGFVALEQAGGFGMPESVDESFARLVEVLLAGVRAAVPT; encoded by the coding sequence GTGGCACGCAAGGTCGGGCTCACCATCGAGGACGTCACCCGCGCTGCGGTGGAAATCGCCGACGCGCAGGGGCTCGCCGCCGTGACGATCGGCTCGGTGGCCGCGCGGCTGGGCATCCGCTCCCCTTCCCTGTACGCGCACGTCGCGGGGTTGGACGAGGTCCGCCGCCTGGTCGCCCTCCACGCCGCGGGGGCGATGGCGGCGGCGCTCCGCGAGGCGACCGGGGAGCGGGCCGGCCTCGAAGCCGTACGTGAGCTGGCCTTCGCCTACCGCCGCTTCGCCGAGGGGTACCCCGGACGATACGCGGCGGCCCAGCGGGCGGTACGTCCCGGCGAGGACGACGAGCTGTACCGGGCCCTGGCCGCGGCGGCGATGCCCGCGATCGAGGCACTGGCCCAGGCGGGGGTCGGTGCCGGCGATCTGGTGCACCTGGCGCGGGCACTGCGCGCCGCGCTGCACGGGTTCGTGGCGCTGGAGCAGGCCGGCGGCTTCGGCATGCCGGAATCGGTGGACGAGAGTTTTGCCCGGCTGGTGGAAGTGCTCCTGGCCGGCGTGCGCGCAGCCGTTCCCACCTGA
- the guaB gene encoding IMP dehydrogenase, whose product MNRPDAPAPRFVGEGLTFDDVLLVPRRSAVLPAQTSVATRLTNKIDLAIPLMSAAMDTVTESRMAITVAREGGIGIIHKNMSIDRQAEEVDRVKRSESGMIQNPVTIGPDETLTDLMRLMEKFSVSGIPVVGADGRLVGIITNRDLQFESDRTRPIHEVMTREGLVTAPVGTSLEEAVQILHKHRIEKLPVVDADGVLRGLITVKDIRKRAQFPNACKDERGRLRVGAAIGASLRDVDRAGALVQAGVDVLIVDTAHGHSEGVLDAVARIRQAFPDAQLIGGNVATREGAAALVERGVDAVKVGVGPGSICTTRVVAGVGVPQLTAVMDAVEGAAGRVPVIADGGIKYSGDIVKALAAGAHAVMMGSMLAGTEESPGESFLLEGRRFKIVRGMGSLGAMSEGSADRYFQDSSDARKFVPEGIEGRVPYKGPASDTIYQMVGGLRSGMGYLGCPDIETLRTGPSFMRITGAGLRESHPHDVTITREAPNYHS is encoded by the coding sequence ATGAACCGACCGGATGCGCCCGCGCCCCGCTTCGTGGGCGAGGGGCTGACCTTCGACGACGTGCTGCTGGTGCCGCGCCGCTCGGCCGTGCTCCCCGCGCAGACCAGCGTCGCCACCCGCCTGACGAACAAGATCGACCTGGCCATCCCGCTGATGTCGGCGGCCATGGACACGGTGACCGAAAGCCGCATGGCCATCACGGTGGCGCGTGAGGGCGGCATCGGCATCATCCACAAGAACATGTCCATCGACCGCCAGGCCGAGGAGGTGGACCGGGTGAAGCGTTCCGAGAGCGGGATGATCCAGAACCCGGTCACCATCGGCCCCGACGAGACGCTGACGGACCTGATGCGGCTGATGGAGAAGTTTTCCGTCAGCGGCATTCCCGTGGTGGGCGCCGACGGGCGGCTGGTGGGCATCATCACCAACCGCGACCTGCAGTTCGAGTCGGATCGCACGCGCCCCATCCACGAGGTGATGACGCGCGAGGGGCTGGTGACGGCTCCCGTGGGCACGTCGCTGGAAGAGGCGGTGCAGATCCTTCACAAGCACCGCATCGAAAAGCTGCCCGTCGTCGATGCGGACGGCGTGCTGCGCGGGCTGATCACGGTGAAGGACATCCGCAAGCGCGCGCAGTTTCCCAACGCGTGCAAGGACGAGCGGGGCCGGCTGCGTGTGGGCGCGGCCATCGGCGCCAGCCTTCGCGACGTGGACCGCGCGGGGGCGCTGGTGCAGGCGGGGGTGGACGTGCTGATCGTCGACACAGCGCACGGCCATTCCGAGGGCGTGCTGGACGCGGTGGCGCGCATCCGGCAGGCCTTTCCCGACGCGCAGCTGATCGGTGGCAACGTGGCGACTCGCGAGGGCGCCGCGGCGCTGGTGGAGCGCGGAGTGGATGCGGTGAAGGTGGGCGTGGGCCCGGGCTCCATCTGCACCACCCGTGTCGTGGCGGGTGTGGGCGTTCCGCAGCTGACGGCGGTGATGGACGCGGTGGAGGGCGCCGCCGGCCGGGTGCCGGTGATCGCGGATGGCGGCATCAAGTACTCCGGCGACATCGTCAAGGCGCTGGCGGCCGGGGCACACGCGGTGATGATGGGCTCCATGCTGGCGGGAACGGAGGAGAGCCCCGGCGAATCATTCCTGCTGGAGGGCAGGCGCTTCAAGATCGTCCGCGGGATGGGCTCGCTGGGCGCCATGAGCGAGGGCTCGGCCGACCGCTACTTCCAGGACTCGTCCGACGCGCGCAAGTTCGTCCCGGAGGGTATCGAGGGGCGCGTGCCGTACAAGGGCCCCGCGTCGGACACCATCTACCAGATGGTCGGCGGCCTGCGCAGCGGGATGGGCTACCTGGGCTGCCCCGACATCGAGACGCTGCGCACGGGCCCGTCCTTCATGCGCATCACGGGCGCGGGGCTGCGCGAAAGCCATCCGCACGACGTGACGATCACGCGAGAGGCGCCGAACTACCACTCGTAA
- a CDS encoding AtuA-related protein, translating into MPRIQLLHLAHARSGDKGDTANVGVIALKPEFYPVLVEHLTVDRVKQHFQGMVHGAVERFELPNLEALNFLLHNALGGGGTVSLKTDAQGKVYSTAILRMEVDVDDDIARLAGAAA; encoded by the coding sequence ATGCCGCGCATCCAGCTTCTTCACCTGGCCCACGCCCGCTCCGGAGACAAGGGCGACACCGCCAACGTGGGCGTCATCGCCCTCAAGCCGGAGTTCTACCCCGTCCTGGTGGAACACCTTACCGTCGACCGCGTGAAGCAGCACTTCCAGGGGATGGTGCACGGCGCCGTGGAGCGGTTCGAGCTGCCCAACCTGGAGGCGCTCAACTTCCTCCTCCACAACGCGCTGGGCGGCGGCGGCACGGTGTCGCTCAAGACCGACGCGCAGGGCAAGGTGTACTCCACGGCCATCCTGCGCATGGAAGTGGACGTGGACGACGACATCGCCCGGCTGGCCGGGGCCGCGGCGTGA
- a CDS encoding enoyl-CoA hydratase/isomerase family protein — protein MIPSTDALLAEVAGGVCRLTLNRPDKRNALDARLVADLKAALRAADADGEVRVVAIQGAGKDFCSGADLSALRRIAEASVMENLDDVEELAELFLLPRKMKKPVVACVRGRALAGGCGLATACDLVVAAETAQFGYPEVRIGFVPAMVMAILRRNVSEKRAFELIVRGQPIAAAEAERMGLINHAWPDAEFDRERDALLIDLAARSPSAVQLSKRLLYHSDGMGFDAAIHAGADVNVVARMTDDMKAGVARFLERA, from the coding sequence GTGATCCCGTCCACCGACGCCCTGCTCGCCGAGGTCGCGGGCGGGGTCTGCCGGCTGACGCTCAACCGCCCCGACAAGCGCAACGCCCTCGACGCGCGGCTGGTGGCGGACCTCAAGGCCGCCCTGCGCGCCGCGGATGCGGACGGCGAAGTGCGGGTGGTCGCGATCCAGGGGGCGGGGAAGGACTTCTGCTCCGGCGCCGACCTTTCGGCCCTTCGCAGGATCGCCGAGGCGTCGGTGATGGAGAACCTGGATGACGTCGAGGAGCTGGCCGAGCTGTTCCTGCTTCCGCGCAAGATGAAGAAGCCGGTCGTCGCCTGCGTCCGCGGGCGGGCGCTGGCTGGGGGATGCGGGCTGGCGACCGCGTGCGACCTCGTGGTCGCCGCAGAGACGGCGCAGTTCGGATATCCCGAGGTGAGAATCGGCTTCGTTCCCGCCATGGTGATGGCCATCCTGCGCCGCAACGTCTCGGAAAAGCGCGCGTTCGAGCTGATCGTACGCGGCCAGCCCATCGCCGCCGCCGAGGCGGAGCGGATGGGGCTGATCAACCACGCGTGGCCCGACGCCGAGTTCGACCGCGAGCGCGACGCACTGCTGATCGACCTGGCCGCGCGCAGCCCCTCCGCCGTCCAGCTTTCCAAGCGCCTGCTGTACCACAGCGACGGGATGGGCTTCGACGCCGCCATCCACGCCGGCGCCGACGTGAACGTGGTCGCGCGGATGACGGACGACATGAAGGCGGGCGTCGCCCGGTTCCTGGAGCGCGCCTGA
- the lon gene encoding endopeptidase La, translating into MPASDVRKVSELAGERIPVLPIRSTVVYPSGATALQIGFAPNVEALNAHPEPELIVAIASTLDDGHDIPPRSLEKVATAVRVLDRLNLPGGTIQTTLQGLRRIHLDDVRFEDGFYTARVRPVEEVPLSPQEAEPVVERILATVAGLAAKVDRVPDEVPRILRMNLGDPGRFADLAATLCNLRLPDRDAVLQELDVARRLALVLRSVEQAWDRAREVETAVAAGEAAAEGEEQPRSTRDRTADIRKRIQALQAELGEVDPLEREADEMLRRLEMARLPSRPAAVARREAERLRSTSTTAQEAAEIRAYLEALISIPWNKRAGDGRIDLAAVEAAFAQEHLGMDEGKQRLLEVLAVAALRGDLRGPIPCIVGPPGVGKRTLAMAIGRALERPVVRLELGGRGAAQLFGTRRTRAGAQIGKVMQLIADAGVKNPVFLLEELDEIGLGNVEGDPVEAMEEMLDNDNRDAFSDLYLDVPFDLSEAFFIGSAGDYYRIPRGLRDHFIEIRIAGYTPEEKIAIARDWLLPRIVEEHGLKTGEVEIADETLLFLTRGYARDAGVGNLRRSLAAILRFIARQKADGEATHWTVTRETIEAVLGFPRWATTPAEIRPEVGVVTGLAWTASGGELMFIEALKMPGTGRLVITGLLGDVMRESVNAAFSYVRSRAEELGIPRDTFSEYDIHVHFPVGATPKDGPSAGAAVTLALASSLSDRPVRHDQAMTGEVTLRGKILEIGGVKEKVLAAYRAGITEVILPAGNERDLRDVPPDVRDRMTFHKVERMDQVFDLALLGEPRRGPRVEVEGDAPHASRLPERQGARDADR; encoded by the coding sequence ATGCCAGCATCGGATGTCAGGAAGGTTTCGGAACTCGCCGGCGAGCGCATCCCCGTGCTCCCCATCCGCAGCACGGTGGTGTATCCGTCGGGCGCCACGGCACTGCAGATCGGCTTCGCGCCCAACGTCGAGGCGCTGAACGCGCACCCCGAGCCGGAACTGATCGTCGCCATCGCCAGCACCCTCGACGATGGGCACGACATCCCGCCCCGCTCGCTGGAAAAGGTGGCGACCGCCGTCCGCGTGCTCGACCGGCTGAACCTGCCCGGCGGTACCATCCAGACCACACTGCAGGGCCTCAGGCGCATTCACCTGGACGACGTGCGCTTCGAGGACGGCTTCTACACGGCCCGCGTGCGCCCGGTGGAAGAGGTGCCGCTCTCGCCCCAGGAGGCAGAGCCGGTGGTGGAGCGCATCCTGGCCACCGTCGCCGGGCTGGCCGCCAAGGTAGACCGGGTGCCCGACGAAGTGCCGCGCATCCTGCGCATGAACCTGGGCGACCCCGGCCGCTTCGCCGACCTGGCCGCCACCCTGTGCAACCTGCGGCTTCCGGACCGCGACGCCGTCCTGCAGGAGCTGGACGTGGCCCGACGGCTGGCGCTGGTGCTCCGCAGCGTGGAGCAGGCGTGGGACCGCGCGCGCGAGGTGGAGACGGCGGTGGCGGCCGGCGAGGCGGCCGCGGAGGGGGAAGAGCAGCCGCGCTCCACCCGCGACCGCACCGCCGACATCCGCAAGCGCATCCAGGCGCTGCAGGCCGAGCTGGGCGAGGTGGACCCGCTGGAGCGCGAGGCCGACGAGATGCTGCGCCGGCTGGAGATGGCGCGCCTTCCCTCGCGCCCCGCCGCCGTCGCCCGGCGCGAGGCCGAGCGGTTGCGGTCCACCAGCACCACGGCGCAGGAGGCCGCGGAGATCCGCGCCTACCTCGAGGCGCTGATCTCCATTCCCTGGAACAAGCGGGCGGGGGACGGGCGCATCGACCTGGCGGCCGTGGAAGCTGCGTTCGCCCAGGAGCACCTGGGGATGGACGAGGGAAAGCAGCGCCTGCTCGAGGTGCTGGCCGTCGCCGCGCTGCGAGGCGACCTGCGCGGCCCCATCCCCTGCATCGTCGGCCCACCAGGGGTGGGAAAGCGCACGCTGGCCATGGCCATCGGCCGGGCGCTGGAGCGCCCCGTGGTGCGGCTGGAGCTGGGCGGCCGCGGCGCGGCGCAGCTGTTCGGAACGCGGCGTACCCGGGCGGGCGCGCAGATCGGCAAGGTCATGCAGCTGATCGCCGACGCGGGGGTCAAGAACCCCGTGTTCCTGCTGGAGGAGCTGGACGAGATCGGCCTGGGGAACGTGGAGGGCGATCCCGTGGAGGCAATGGAGGAGATGCTGGACAACGACAACCGCGACGCCTTTTCCGACCTGTACCTGGACGTGCCCTTCGATCTCTCGGAGGCGTTCTTCATCGGCTCGGCGGGCGACTACTACCGCATTCCCCGCGGCCTGCGCGACCACTTCATCGAGATCCGCATCGCCGGCTACACGCCCGAGGAAAAAATCGCCATCGCCCGTGACTGGCTGCTCCCTCGCATCGTCGAGGAACACGGGCTCAAGACGGGCGAGGTGGAGATCGCCGACGAAACGCTGCTCTTCCTGACCCGCGGGTACGCGCGCGACGCAGGCGTCGGCAACCTGCGCCGGTCGCTGGCGGCCATCCTTCGCTTCATCGCCCGCCAGAAGGCCGACGGCGAGGCCACGCACTGGACGGTGACGCGCGAGACGATCGAGGCGGTGCTCGGGTTTCCACGCTGGGCCACCACCCCGGCGGAGATCCGCCCGGAGGTGGGCGTGGTCACCGGCCTGGCGTGGACGGCCTCGGGGGGCGAGCTGATGTTCATCGAGGCGCTCAAGATGCCCGGCACGGGGCGCCTGGTGATCACCGGCCTCCTGGGCGACGTGATGCGCGAGTCGGTGAACGCGGCCTTCAGCTACGTGCGCTCGCGGGCGGAGGAGCTGGGCATTCCGCGCGACACCTTCAGCGAGTACGACATCCACGTGCACTTTCCCGTGGGCGCCACCCCCAAGGACGGCCCCAGCGCGGGCGCGGCGGTCACGCTGGCGCTGGCCTCGTCCCTGTCCGACCGTCCCGTGCGGCACGACCAGGCCATGACGGGCGAAGTGACCCTGCGGGGCAAGATCCTGGAGATCGGCGGCGTCAAGGAAAAGGTGCTGGCGGCGTATCGGGCGGGGATTACCGAGGTGATCCTTCCCGCGGGGAACGAGCGCGACCTGCGCGACGTTCCGCCCGACGTGAGGGACCGGATGACGTTCCACAAGGTGGAGCGGATGGACCAGGTGTTCGACCTGGCGCTGCTGGGCGAGCCGCGACGCGGCCCCCGCGTGGAGGTGGAGGGCGATGCCCCACACGCTTCCCGCCTTCCCGAGCGCCAGGGGGCGCGCGACGCGGACCGGTAG
- a CDS encoding DUF1499 domain-containing protein — protein MSLWTALTRNRAHTRADHPDPRLQGRAYAVPFATVWTAALETATSQTRWTVTESDPRAGEIVAESRTLLWRFTDDVRIRVSLDADGNTRVDVESASRKGSADLGTNARRIARFLHALDRHLFGHQRTTR, from the coding sequence GTGAGCCTCTGGACCGCCCTGACCCGCAACCGCGCCCACACGCGCGCCGACCACCCCGACCCGCGTCTGCAAGGCCGCGCCTACGCCGTTCCCTTCGCCACCGTCTGGACGGCCGCGCTGGAGACCGCCACTTCGCAGACCCGGTGGACCGTCACCGAGAGTGACCCGAGGGCGGGGGAAATCGTCGCTGAATCGCGCACCCTGTTGTGGCGGTTCACGGACGACGTGCGCATTCGCGTGTCGCTGGACGCCGACGGAAACACCCGCGTGGACGTCGAATCGGCCTCGCGCAAGGGAAGCGCCGACCTGGGCACCAACGCCCGGCGGATTGCCCGCTTCTTGCACGCGCTCGACCGCCACCTTTTCGGGCACCAACGCACAACCCGTTAG
- a CDS encoding sugar phosphate nucleotidyltransferase: protein MKVVMPVAGKGTRLRPHTHLVPKPLLKVGDKPVLSYILDDLRELGVNEAVLITGHLKEKVQEFMSTEYPDFNAVYTEQVEQRGTADAIALAEPFVQEEMLIIFVDTLFDADLELVKRLPEDVAGVIWAMEVEDYQRFGVLVTDENGFMREIIEKPSTPVSKLANIGLYYIRDWKLLFEGIRHVMNAEPGPSGEYYLTDAFQYMVDKGAKLKVEPVHGWYDAGKPETLLETNQHVLSTTRGRTPSTVPDGVTIHEPVHVADGVTLEASEIGPNVTLAAGATVRGSKLRHTIVGEKSTIENADLHDSLIGTNVKVSGVRGQVDLGDHSVVTIG from the coding sequence GTGAAAGTCGTGATGCCTGTGGCGGGGAAGGGAACCCGCCTGCGCCCCCATACCCACCTGGTACCCAAGCCCCTGCTGAAGGTGGGCGACAAGCCCGTGCTCAGCTACATCCTCGACGACCTGCGCGAGCTGGGGGTGAACGAGGCGGTGCTCATTACCGGGCACCTGAAGGAAAAGGTGCAGGAGTTCATGTCTACCGAGTACCCGGACTTCAACGCCGTGTACACGGAGCAGGTGGAGCAGCGCGGCACGGCCGACGCCATTGCGCTGGCCGAGCCGTTCGTGCAGGAGGAGATGCTGATCATCTTCGTCGACACGCTGTTCGACGCCGACCTGGAACTGGTGAAGCGCCTGCCAGAGGACGTGGCGGGGGTGATCTGGGCGATGGAGGTGGAAGACTACCAGCGCTTCGGCGTGCTGGTGACCGACGAGAACGGCTTCATGCGCGAGATCATCGAGAAGCCCAGCACGCCGGTGAGCAAGCTGGCCAACATCGGCTTGTACTACATCCGCGACTGGAAGCTGCTGTTCGAGGGGATCCGCCACGTGATGAACGCCGAGCCGGGCCCCAGCGGCGAGTACTACCTCACGGACGCCTTTCAGTACATGGTGGATAAGGGCGCCAAGCTCAAGGTGGAGCCCGTGCACGGCTGGTACGACGCGGGGAAGCCCGAGACGCTGCTGGAAACCAACCAGCACGTGCTGAGCACCACCCGCGGCCGCACCCCGTCCACCGTTCCCGACGGCGTGACGATCCACGAGCCAGTGCACGTGGCGGACGGCGTGACGCTGGAGGCGAGCGAGATCGGCCCGAACGTGACGCTGGCCGCCGGCGCGACGGTCCGCGGCAGCAAGCTTCGCCACACCATCGTCGGCGAAAAGTCCACGATCGAGAACGCGGACCTCCACGACTCGCTGATCGGCACGAACGTAAAGGTCAGCGGCGTGCGCGGGCAGGTGGACCTGGGGGACCACTCCGTGGTGACGATCGGGTAA
- a CDS encoding M20/M25/M40 family metallo-hydrolase, translating into MHHADADILREQLRLVSIPAPPFGEAERAAWVLERFRAIGLADVRADEAGNVVGTWAADGADGAPVVVAAHLDTVFPAGTEVTPRHEGKRIYAPGITDNCRGLAGMLAIARVLAESGPAAQRPVVFAASVGEEGIGDLRGVKHLFREDSPLRQAAAFVALDGSGMRRIVHRAIGSRRLRVEVTGPGGHSWSDRGAANPIVALGAAAAEIGTLARPEPQRSALTVARMAGGSSVNAIPESAWMELDMRSEVADALARMEESVRGVLARAVDEENGSRRMGTEPLRLKVTVIGDRPSGETPAGHPLVRAAMDITGSLGSPPELVGSSTDANVPMALGIPSIAMGVGGDSGGIHTLDEWYSNDGGALGVERGLLVVLAAAGA; encoded by the coding sequence GTGCACCACGCCGACGCCGACATCCTTCGCGAGCAGCTGCGGCTGGTGTCCATCCCCGCCCCGCCCTTCGGCGAGGCGGAACGCGCCGCGTGGGTGCTGGAGCGGTTCCGCGCCATCGGCCTGGCGGACGTACGGGCCGACGAGGCGGGGAACGTGGTGGGCACCTGGGCGGCGGACGGCGCGGACGGCGCCCCCGTCGTGGTGGCGGCGCACCTGGACACGGTGTTCCCCGCGGGCACGGAGGTTACGCCCCGGCACGAGGGAAAGCGGATCTACGCGCCGGGGATCACCGACAACTGCCGCGGGCTTGCGGGGATGCTGGCCATCGCCCGCGTGCTCGCGGAATCCGGCCCCGCGGCGCAGCGTCCCGTGGTCTTCGCGGCCAGCGTGGGCGAAGAGGGGATCGGCGATTTGCGCGGCGTGAAGCACCTCTTCCGCGAGGATTCGCCGCTGCGCCAGGCGGCGGCGTTCGTGGCGCTGGACGGGTCGGGGATGCGCAGGATCGTCCACCGGGCCATCGGCTCGCGGCGGCTGCGGGTGGAGGTCACCGGGCCGGGGGGGCACTCGTGGTCCGACCGGGGCGCGGCCAACCCCATCGTGGCGCTGGGCGCGGCGGCGGCGGAGATCGGCACCCTGGCCAGGCCGGAGCCGCAGCGATCGGCGCTGACGGTGGCGCGTATGGCGGGGGGGAGCAGCGTAAACGCCATCCCCGAGTCCGCGTGGATGGAGCTGGACATGCGCAGCGAGGTGGCGGATGCGCTCGCGCGGATGGAGGAGAGCGTGCGCGGCGTGCTGGCGCGCGCGGTGGACGAGGAAAACGGGTCGCGGCGAATGGGGACGGAGCCGCTGCGATTGAAGGTGACGGTGATCGGCGACCGGCCGTCGGGCGAGACGCCGGCCGGCCATCCCCTGGTCCGCGCCGCCATGGACATCACGGGCTCGCTGGGATCGCCGCCGGAGCTAGTAGGCTCGTCCACCGACGCCAACGTGCCGATGGCGCTGGGGATTCCCTCCATCGCCATGGGCGTGGGCGGCGACTCGGGCGGCATCCACACGCTGGACGAGTGGTACAGCAACGACGGCGGCGCGCTGGGGGTGGAGCGTGGGCTGCTGGTCGTTCTCGCGGCGGCGGGAGCGTGA
- a CDS encoding tetratricopeptide repeat protein produces the protein MDALAQIGWMHEQGVDGRRDVAEAIRWYRRAAAAGSPLGMDALGRVYQGAVGVPRDYGQARAWFLQAACAGSAPAMNGLGVLYERGLGVTADEGTAMQWFRRAAAAGSSEAARNVARLKPRGVRTVLAALDRPSAGHHAGCAASQG, from the coding sequence GTGGATGCCCTGGCCCAGATCGGGTGGATGCACGAGCAGGGGGTGGACGGGCGGCGTGACGTAGCCGAGGCGATCCGCTGGTATCGCCGGGCCGCGGCGGCCGGATCACCGTTGGGCATGGACGCGCTGGGAAGGGTGTACCAGGGCGCGGTGGGCGTGCCGAGGGACTACGGGCAGGCGCGGGCCTGGTTCCTCCAGGCCGCGTGCGCGGGCTCTGCCCCCGCCATGAACGGACTCGGCGTTCTGTACGAGCGGGGGCTGGGTGTCACGGCGGACGAGGGAACCGCGATGCAGTGGTTCCGTCGCGCCGCGGCGGCGGGGTCGTCGGAAGCGGCGAGGAACGTCGCCCGGTTGAAGCCCCGGGGCGTGCGGACGGTGCTCGCCGCGCTGGACCGGCCGTCGGCAGGCCATCACGCCGGCTGCGCGGCGTCGCAGGGGTGA